TTTCGTGCCCCAAGAAAAACAAAGTAACTTATGTAACTTAAATAGATGCCATATTGAGCTGAAGATCCTCCCGGAGGAGTCCAACCAATGTTGGTAAGCGTACTCCTCCCCCATATACTTGGATTTTCCGCACTGCGGGTGTCCCCGTTAATAAACAAATTGTAGTTTACTACGTTAATATCAGTTATGGGGTTCCCCTGATCGTTTTGCCAATTGGTAAACCCCAAATCCGAGAAGGCATATCCAGCGGCCCTGAAACATCCCACATTCACTCCTACAAAAACCACGTTAGTTACATTTATGGTTTGCTGACCAAGATTCTGCGCTTGAACCCCGCCGAGATTAAAATTTCCTAGGAACAGCCCGCAACCCCAAAAAGCCCCGTACAAATTCGTAGCGTTTACGTTTACTCCCCCGTACATGGTTATAAACGCACCGTTGCCCGGTTTGGTACCGTTAATAGTTGGTCCGTTTTGAGTAGTCGAATCGTACAGAGTAGCGGCACCTGTCGAGGCGTAGCCAACAGGGTTTTGCTGACGGTAGAACTCTCCCGACCCAGAATACGACGCAACGGATATCTGGCTCTTAATTACATATGTAAATTGCGTAGTGCTTGTAACAATTATTGAGTGATACCCGTTAGGGTCCGAACCAGTATTCGGGGGATTCGGAATTGACGGAGGCACGGGAGTTAATCCATACACCGTCACCCGGTGTTCGGTTACCAAACCGTGCGGGGTAACAGTGTCTATTGTAACCGTTGCCTCGTCTCCGGACCCCGAGTAATTAGAACTCGCTGAACTAATTGATGCGGTGGTTTGCAACAACCCTCCGATTCCATCGATATTATTCAGCACAACTTTCCAAGGACCATCGAGATATACCCCATTATTCCACCCCAATGAGGGCGATGCTCCGTTAACGTAGTGGTTATGTTTATATCTCGTATAGTAATTCCAGCAATGCTCTCCATACTGTTCGGAGAGGTAACCACTACGCTAATCGCGCAAGCCGCTGTCGTATTGGTTGTAAAACCCAGATTAAAAATCTCTAACGGACATTGATCGGTAGTCATCGACACCGTAAGACCGTTTTTAGCAGATCCGGTTTGATAAATTATCGATGAAAATTTTCCATCACCTTTAACAGTGCAATTCAGAGTTCCGGTTAAAGTAATAGTCAGGTTATTGGATATCTTGTACAC
This DNA window, taken from Gammaproteobacteria bacterium, encodes the following:
- a CDS encoding hypothetical protein (Evidence 5 : Unknown function) encodes the protein MLNNIDGIGGLLQTTASISSASSNYSGSGDEATVTIDTVTPHGLVTEHRVTVYGLTPVPPSIPNPPNTGSDPNGYHSIIVTSTTQFTYVIKSQISVASYSGSGEFYRQQNPVGYASTGAATLYDSTTQNGPTINGTKPGNGAFITMYGGVNVNATNLYGAFWGCGLFLGNFNLGGVQAQNLGQQTINVTNVVFVGVNVGCFRAAGYAFSDLGFTNWQNDQGNPITDINVVNYNLFINGDTRSAENPSIWGRSTLTNIGWTPPGGSSAQYGIYLSYISYFVFLGARNFPTSKTVVYITGTSVGNVFDSCVFGNGAIFLSSDTSFNQINNTKGSTVTDNSSLNRVSNVVVGGVNTSLYLATSQTIPNNTETVVTWSGERYSGGFGIWSAGTPTRVNVPSGARRVRVSAGTSWDASSDGQFVARIRSNSGANWAKDNRYGTASNGSGSATLITPIIDVSSITYFELYLIQVTGGNLDLLATNATYLTLEVL
- a CDS encoding hypothetical protein (Evidence 5 : Unknown function) — its product is MTGPVGPTGPTGPSGTVFTAKTTLGPARRRYLDGTTGSTTQDVFYRDVFNVKDYGAYGNGTNDDTTSINAAIAALQSAVIFGNTLGTLYFPQGVYKISNNLTITLTGTLNCTVKGDGKFSSIIYQTGSAKNGLTVSMTTDQCPLEIFNLGFTTNTTAACAISVVVTSPNSMESIAGITIRDINITTTLTEHRPHWGGIMGYISMVLGKLC